One window of the Candidatus Zixiibacteriota bacterium genome contains the following:
- the pseB gene encoding UDP-N-acetylglucosamine 4,6-dehydratase (inverting), protein MTGKLPVLKDKVVLVTGGTGSFGKQFVATVLREGAPKKLIVFSRDELKQFDMRQQFSEERHPCMRYFIGDVRDRERLYRAMDGVDIVIHAAALKQVPTAEYNPLEVIKTNVLGGANIIDAAIDRNVEKVIALSTDKAANPINLYGATKLCSDKLFVAANGYSGRHGTRFSVVRYGNVLGSRGSVIPLFRERRRTGVLPVTDPKMTRFWITLEQAVQFVLSCLERMRGGEIFVPKIPSMKIVDLARALAPECRLEVVGIRPGEKLHETMVPEDDARNTVEYEDCFVIYAQSVNGNGRRNGGRPCPEGFRYSSDTNSRWLTVEELRQLVGGHDS, encoded by the coding sequence ATGACAGGGAAGTTGCCGGTGCTCAAGGACAAGGTCGTGCTGGTGACGGGCGGGACGGGCTCCTTCGGCAAGCAGTTCGTCGCCACCGTGCTGCGCGAGGGCGCGCCGAAGAAGCTGATCGTCTTCAGCCGCGACGAGCTCAAGCAGTTCGACATGCGCCAGCAGTTCAGCGAGGAGCGTCACCCGTGCATGCGCTACTTCATCGGCGACGTGCGCGACCGGGAACGGCTCTATCGCGCCATGGACGGCGTCGACATCGTCATTCACGCCGCGGCCCTCAAGCAGGTTCCGACCGCGGAATACAACCCCCTCGAGGTGATCAAGACGAACGTCCTGGGCGGGGCGAACATCATCGATGCGGCGATCGACCGCAACGTGGAAAAGGTGATCGCGCTCTCCACCGACAAGGCGGCCAACCCGATCAACCTCTACGGTGCGACCAAGCTCTGCTCCGACAAGCTCTTCGTCGCGGCCAACGGCTACTCCGGCCGCCACGGCACGCGTTTCAGCGTGGTGCGCTACGGCAACGTTCTCGGCAGTCGAGGAAGCGTGATTCCGCTCTTTCGCGAGCGGCGGCGCACGGGAGTCCTGCCCGTGACCGACCCCAAGATGACCCGTTTCTGGATCACGCTGGAGCAGGCGGTGCAGTTCGTTTTGTCGTGCCTTGAGCGGATGCGGGGAGGGGAGATCTTCGTTCCGAAGATTCCCAGCATGAAGATCGTCGATCTGGCGCGCGCGCTCGCGCCGGAGTGCCGTCTGGAGGTCGTCGGCATCCGCCCCGGGGAGAAGCTGCACGAGACGATGGTACCGGAGGACGACGCCCGCAATACCGTGGAGTACGAGGATTGCTTCGTGATCTACGCGCAATCGGTCAACGGCAACGGCCGGCGGAACGGCGGCCGGCCTTGCCCCGAAGGATTCCGCTACAGCAGCGACACCAACTCGCGCTGGCTGACCGTGGAGGAGCTGCGACAGCTGGTGGGCGGCCATGACTCGTGA
- the flgF gene encoding flagellar basal-body rod protein FlgF produces the protein MDAATYKALSASVTQMRRLEIVAQDLANVGTPGYKGQRLAFSEVLAERVPPDNRAGGFVAVAGERTNLGQGEMQRTADPFHLALEGDGFFVVATARGERYTRNGSFTVKSDGTLATAQGDALLGEAGPIRVTGAVLEVLADGTVRSSEGEVGRLRIVRFVDPRQAIKEGNSLFRSAAANVVQLAEPRVVQGSLELSNVNPVDGMVSLIAINRNFESYQRAMKLMDGATEKMISEGTR, from the coding sequence ATGGACGCGGCAACTTATAAGGCGCTTTCGGCGTCGGTGACGCAAATGCGCCGGCTGGAGATCGTCGCCCAGGATCTGGCCAACGTCGGTACCCCGGGGTACAAGGGCCAGCGACTCGCCTTCAGCGAGGTTCTGGCGGAGCGCGTGCCGCCGGACAACCGGGCGGGAGGATTCGTCGCGGTGGCCGGGGAACGAACGAACCTCGGTCAGGGGGAGATGCAGCGCACCGCCGATCCGTTCCACCTGGCGCTGGAGGGCGACGGGTTTTTCGTCGTCGCCACGGCCCGCGGAGAGCGCTACACGCGCAACGGGAGCTTTACGGTCAAATCCGACGGGACGCTCGCGACAGCGCAGGGCGATGCGCTTCTCGGTGAAGCCGGTCCGATCCGCGTCACCGGAGCGGTGCTGGAGGTGCTGGCGGACGGCACCGTGCGCTCGAGCGAAGGCGAGGTCGGCAGGCTCAGGATCGTTCGCTTCGTCGACCCCCGTCAGGCGATCAAGGAAGGAAACAGCCTGTTCCGCTCTGCCGCGGCCAACGTCGTCCAGCTCGCCGAGCCACGGGTCGTGCAGGGGAGCCTGGAGCTTTCAAACGTGAATCCCGTCGATGGAATGGTCTCGCTGATCGCGATCAACCGCAATTTCGAGAGCTATCAGCGGGCGATGAAGCTGATGGACGGCGCGACGGAAAAAATGATCAGCGAGGGAACGCGTTAA
- a CDS encoding flagellar assembly protein FliW: MLSDDTETVGASVPDDGSAEPVQSTAAAAAGLAGKELLFPLGLLGFPDCRRYRLARFRDGDGADSPFFMLNALDHDLSFPLIAPESVGLDYRPAVGRDALAALGARSARDLVALLIVTVRDRLEEITVNLQGPLVVHPATARGLQLVAEDYPLRHPLIAGVR, translated from the coding sequence ATGCTCTCAGACGATACCGAGACAGTGGGGGCGAGCGTGCCCGATGACGGGAGCGCAGAGCCGGTCCAGTCGACCGCGGCGGCGGCGGCCGGGCTGGCCGGAAAGGAGCTGCTCTTTCCCCTAGGCCTGCTCGGGTTCCCGGACTGTCGCCGCTACCGGCTGGCTCGCTTTCGCGACGGCGACGGCGCCGACTCGCCGTTTTTCATGCTGAACGCGCTCGATCACGATCTCTCGTTTCCATTGATCGCACCCGAGTCGGTCGGCCTCGACTACCGTCCCGCCGTCGGTCGCGACGCGCTGGCCGCCCTCGGGGCCCGGTCGGCGCGCGACCTGGTCGCGCTGTTGATCGTCACCGTGCGCGACCGGCTCGAAGAGATCACGGTGAATCTCCAGGGACCCCTCGTGGTGCATCCAGCGACGGCGCGCGGCCTTCAGCTCGTGGCGGAGGACTATCCGCTCCGCCATCCCCTGATTGCCGGCGTGCGCTGA
- a CDS encoding flagellar basal body L-ring protein FlgH, with the protein MRSAAFLVLVFSLLGCAPALQKRFFPRPTAPEMAREVDRLSQTEVAAQAQQSVSPGSLWPEDDRVFFYADKKALRVGDIVTIRIVESAEASNTADTDLSRSSSANASLSAFFGRKKFLNLFKLGEDLLTASSENSHQGSGSTTRSGQLVATMTAVVRDVLPNGNLVVEGTREVLVNHEQQFITLTGIVRPQDISRDNTVLSTQVADANISIGGLGVVADKQRSGWGTWIFDFIWPF; encoded by the coding sequence ATGCGCTCGGCAGCTTTTCTTGTCCTCGTCTTCTCTTTGCTGGGCTGCGCCCCGGCACTGCAGAAGCGCTTCTTCCCCAGGCCGACGGCGCCGGAAATGGCGCGGGAGGTCGACCGGCTGAGCCAGACCGAGGTCGCCGCGCAGGCGCAGCAGTCGGTTTCCCCGGGCTCGCTCTGGCCGGAGGACGATCGCGTTTTCTTCTACGCCGACAAGAAGGCGCTCCGCGTCGGCGACATCGTCACGATCCGGATCGTCGAGAGCGCGGAGGCGAGCAACACCGCCGACACAGATCTCTCGCGCAGCTCCTCGGCGAACGCCAGCTTGAGCGCGTTTTTCGGGCGCAAAAAATTCCTGAACCTCTTCAAGCTGGGCGAGGATCTGCTCACCGCGAGCTCGGAGAACAGCCATCAGGGATCGGGCTCCACCACGCGCAGCGGGCAGCTCGTCGCCACTATGACCGCGGTCGTACGCGATGTGCTGCCCAACGGCAACCTGGTGGTCGAGGGAACGCGCGAGGTCCTGGTGAACCACGAGCAGCAGTTCATCACTCTGACGGGAATCGTGCGCCCGCAGGACATCAGCCGGGACAACACCGTGCTCTCCACGCAGGTGGCCGACGCCAATATCAGTATCGGTGGCCTCGGCGTGGTGGCGGACAAGCAGCGCTCGGGCTGGGGCACTTGGATTTTCGATTTCATCTGGCCGTTTTGA
- the flgN gene encoding flagellar export chaperone FlgN, producing the protein MNRLLEELADVLEEEIAVGEELRRNLQAQQRALAEWDVAALLERIAEREPWLNKLSALEQSRAARMATLQSAGSPTLATLIATLRPGAPETLRLRELGNRCRAVFSRLKSDEHYLRDVMEILCSHLEEALRPVHEPPFALYRETGSAERAAGAPALIRSKA; encoded by the coding sequence ATGAACCGGTTACTGGAGGAGCTGGCCGACGTCCTGGAAGAGGAAATCGCCGTCGGCGAGGAGCTCCGCCGGAATCTACAGGCGCAACAGCGGGCGCTCGCCGAGTGGGACGTTGCGGCGCTTCTGGAGCGGATCGCGGAACGGGAGCCCTGGCTGAACAAGCTGAGCGCCCTCGAGCAGAGTCGTGCCGCCCGGATGGCCACTCTCCAATCTGCAGGGTCCCCAACGCTTGCCACGCTGATCGCAACGCTTCGGCCAGGCGCGCCGGAAACCTTGCGCCTGCGCGAGCTCGGTAACCGTTGTCGGGCGGTTTTTTCGCGCCTCAAATCCGACGAGCATTACCTGCGAGACGTCATGGAAATCCTGTGCAGCCATCTCGAGGAGGCTCTGCGTCCGGTGCACGAGCCGCCGTTCGCCCTCTATCGCGAAACCGGCTCCGCCGAGCGCGCCGCAGGCGCGCCGGCCCTCATTCGGAGCAAGGCGTAG
- the flgL gene encoding flagellar hook-associated protein FlgL, with translation MRVTHQMLSAQVIDSLQSAYRRLAAAQEAAASGRRINRLSDDPLGAARALSVRAVERSLEQYEKNLDTAMPLLEQADSILEAVGDRLVRAKELALAMANVTNSSEQRLAAAMEVREILNQLLSLANTKIEGRFIFAGFANGAPPFVSSGVAVSYAGDAGEIMVPVSADRSLALNVPGDRIFQGAGSASGVDIFDVYLDLESALQNNDTDGADGIRAQLGRLDAAIEQILRFRAEIGARLNSAQAAKDAAALMKLQWRERRSEIEDADAVAAYSDFARYQAAFQAALQSAARTLQPSLLEFLR, from the coding sequence ATGCGTGTGACGCACCAAATGCTTTCGGCGCAGGTCATCGACAGCCTGCAGAGCGCGTACCGGCGGCTCGCCGCCGCCCAAGAGGCGGCCGCCAGCGGCCGGCGGATCAACCGCTTGTCCGACGATCCGCTCGGCGCGGCCCGGGCGCTCTCCGTGCGTGCCGTCGAGCGCTCGCTCGAGCAGTACGAGAAGAACCTCGACACGGCGATGCCGCTGCTCGAGCAGGCCGACAGCATCCTCGAGGCAGTGGGCGACCGCCTGGTGCGCGCCAAGGAGCTCGCCCTGGCCATGGCCAACGTCACCAACTCGTCCGAGCAGCGCCTGGCTGCAGCGATGGAGGTCCGGGAGATCTTGAATCAGCTGTTGAGCCTCGCCAACACCAAGATCGAAGGCCGTTTCATTTTTGCCGGCTTCGCCAACGGCGCTCCGCCGTTCGTGTCATCCGGCGTCGCGGTCTCCTACGCGGGCGACGCCGGCGAGATCATGGTCCCGGTGAGCGCCGATCGGTCGCTCGCGCTCAACGTTCCGGGCGACCGGATCTTCCAGGGCGCGGGGTCGGCTTCGGGCGTCGATATTTTCGACGTCTACCTCGACCTGGAGAGCGCCCTCCAGAACAACGACACCGACGGCGCCGACGGAATCCGCGCGCAGCTCGGCCGCCTGGACGCGGCGATCGAGCAGATCCTGCGGTTTCGAGCGGAGATCGGCGCGCGCCTCAACAGCGCGCAGGCGGCGAAGGACGCGGCCGCCCTGATGAAGCTGCAGTGGCGCGAGCGCCGCTCCGAGATCGAGGACGCGGACGCGGTGGCGGCCTACTCGGATTTCGCCCGTTATCAGGCCGCGTTCCAGGCGGCGCTCCAATCCGCGGCGCGGACGCTGCAGCCGAGCCTGCTCGAGTTTCTCCGCTGA
- a CDS encoding flagellar basal body P-ring protein FlgI: MKSQIADLRSSEPRGLRAAPAAVLSCVSFLIVHLLCFPAGAARLKDLARVEGFRANQLFGYGLVVGLNGTGDRQNTEFTVQTLANLLQEYNIRVNPDDVRVKNVAAVMVTAEVPPFTQPGTRLDALISSVGDAASLSGGVLLLTPLKGPDGKVYAVAQGPVSLGGGYTAQGVGAKITKNHQTSGRITAGALLERPIASRIVGADGRVNIHLEKPDFTTAMRIAEALNRSALRASARALSPGVVAVWIPEARRDNPIEFLAALEEIEVVADYPARIVVNERTGTVIISRNVRIAPVAVAHAGLHITVKTEQRVSQPNPFGRGRTAVVPDTTVTVREESRQLVELPGGPGVSLSELVQALNSLGVTPRDLIAVFEALREAGALPAELVVM, translated from the coding sequence ATGAAGAGTCAAATTGCGGATTTACGATCGAGCGAACCGCGAGGGTTGCGTGCCGCGCCCGCCGCCGTTCTGTCGTGTGTTTCGTTCTTGATTGTTCATTTGCTGTGCTTTCCGGCTGGCGCCGCGCGCCTGAAGGATCTCGCGCGCGTGGAGGGCTTCCGCGCGAACCAGCTGTTCGGTTACGGCCTGGTGGTCGGGCTCAACGGTACGGGCGACCGGCAAAACACCGAGTTCACCGTCCAGACGCTCGCGAACCTTTTGCAGGAGTACAACATCCGCGTCAATCCGGACGATGTGCGGGTGAAAAACGTCGCCGCCGTGATGGTGACCGCCGAGGTGCCGCCTTTCACTCAGCCCGGAACTCGGCTGGACGCGTTGATCTCCTCGGTCGGTGACGCTGCCAGCCTTTCCGGCGGCGTGCTGCTGCTCACCCCGCTCAAGGGGCCGGACGGCAAGGTGTATGCCGTGGCGCAGGGGCCGGTGAGCCTCGGCGGCGGCTATACCGCGCAAGGCGTCGGCGCCAAGATCACCAAGAACCATCAGACCAGCGGGCGCATCACCGCCGGCGCGCTGCTCGAGCGGCCGATCGCCTCCCGGATCGTCGGCGCGGATGGAAGGGTCAACATTCATCTCGAAAAACCGGATTTCACCACCGCAATGCGCATCGCGGAGGCGCTCAACCGCTCGGCCCTGCGGGCGAGCGCACGGGCGCTCTCTCCCGGAGTGGTGGCGGTCTGGATTCCCGAGGCCCGGCGCGACAACCCGATCGAGTTCCTCGCGGCGCTGGAGGAGATCGAGGTGGTGGCCGACTACCCGGCCCGGATCGTGGTGAACGAACGGACGGGAACGGTGATCATCAGCCGTAACGTGCGCATCGCGCCGGTGGCGGTGGCCCACGCGGGACTGCACATCACGGTCAAGACCGAGCAGCGCGTGTCGCAGCCGAACCCCTTCGGCCGCGGCCGGACCGCGGTGGTTCCGGACACTACCGTCACCGTCAGGGAAGAAAGCCGCCAGCTGGTGGAGCTACCCGGCGGCCCCGGAGTCTCGCTCAGCGAGCTGGTGCAGGCCTTGAACTCGCTCGGCGTCACTCCCCGCGACTTGATCGCGGTTTTCGAGGCGCTGCGCGAGGCGGGGGCCTTGCCGGCCGAGCTGGTGGTGATGTGA
- the flgA gene encoding flagellar basal body P-ring formation chaperone FlgA, whose amino-acid sequence MGAVKSIALFCFLAAGLPAAAADSRQLFSRAAVEPAVRRHVLALGGWDAENVEVRVVPFPPVPLPAGVASYRILRPSKGVGPGTRNFLVAAEVGGREAARLWVKADIRIFETVVVASRPLARREVLKAGDVHLARRELSSLSSLPFTRLEDVIGKQVGRPIEIHEIVTANALDRPTLVRRGAAVVMVFETGSLRVETAGVAEEAGKAGELIQVRNPTSGKTLRAVVVDGRTVRVN is encoded by the coding sequence ATGGGAGCCGTAAAGTCGATTGCGCTCTTCTGCTTTCTCGCCGCGGGGCTGCCGGCCGCTGCGGCCGACAGCCGGCAGCTTTTCAGCCGCGCCGCCGTCGAGCCGGCCGTGCGCCGGCACGTCCTGGCCTTGGGCGGCTGGGACGCCGAGAACGTGGAAGTGCGCGTGGTGCCGTTCCCGCCGGTGCCGTTGCCGGCCGGTGTTGCGAGCTATCGCATTCTTCGCCCCAGCAAGGGAGTCGGACCGGGCACGCGGAATTTTCTGGTGGCAGCGGAGGTCGGCGGCCGCGAGGCGGCGCGCCTCTGGGTCAAGGCCGACATCCGTATCTTCGAGACCGTGGTGGTCGCATCCCGGCCGCTGGCGCGCCGCGAGGTGCTCAAGGCCGGCGACGTCCACCTCGCTCGCCGCGAGCTCTCCTCGCTCTCGTCCCTTCCGTTCACGCGCCTCGAGGACGTGATCGGAAAGCAAGTCGGCCGTCCCATCGAGATCCACGAGATCGTAACGGCGAACGCGCTCGACCGGCCGACGCTCGTGCGCCGCGGCGCGGCCGTCGTCATGGTGTTCGAGACCGGGAGCCTGAGAGTCGAGACGGCCGGGGTCGCGGAAGAAGCCGGCAAAGCCGGCGAGCTGATCCAGGTGCGCAATCCGACTTCGGGAAAAACGCTTCGCGCCGTGGTCGTCGACGGCCGCACCGTGAGGGTCAATTGA
- the flgM gene encoding flagellar biosynthesis anti-sigma factor FlgM has product MKVSDKGLPDAGLRALKNEKPARIPSRAGGTAVVSGQEPARVSISPTARQLQQVAELARRGDEIRAARVQEIRARIEQGSYAADSRAVAESILRSEVARLLGEPGGV; this is encoded by the coding sequence ATGAAAGTTTCCGATAAGGGATTGCCGGACGCCGGTCTTCGCGCGCTCAAGAACGAAAAGCCCGCCCGCATTCCGTCGCGCGCCGGCGGGACGGCGGTCGTCTCCGGGCAGGAGCCGGCCAGGGTGAGCATATCGCCGACCGCGCGGCAGTTGCAGCAGGTGGCGGAGCTGGCTCGCCGCGGCGATGAGATACGCGCGGCGCGGGTCCAGGAGATCAGGGCGAGGATCGAGCAGGGAAGCTACGCTGCGGACAGCAGGGCGGTCGCCGAAAGCATCTTGCGCAGCGAAGTGGCGCGGCTGCTCGGGGAACCCGGGGGAGTCTGA
- the flgG gene encoding flagellar basal-body rod protein FlgG produces the protein MRALWTAATGMHAQQLTLDVIANNLANVQTAGFKRSRVDFQDLVYETLQAPGAAAAQGQEIPSGFQVGHGSRAVATQRLFIKGDLQQTGNSLDLAIEGEGFFQVQLPGGETAYTRAGAFKKNSEGRLVTAEGFTLQPPITIPADAISVTVGVDGTVSVTQAGQTQPQQVGTIELVRFVNPAGLSSQGRNLFLPTQASGDAVPGTPGQDGLGTLLQGFIESSNVNVVEEMVGLITSQRAYEINSRAIRTADEMMQTANNLIRG, from the coding sequence ATGCGAGCGCTTTGGACCGCTGCCACGGGCATGCACGCCCAGCAACTCACGCTGGACGTGATCGCCAATAATCTGGCGAACGTCCAGACTGCGGGTTTCAAGCGAAGCCGGGTCGATTTTCAGGATCTGGTTTACGAAACCCTGCAGGCCCCGGGAGCCGCGGCCGCGCAGGGACAGGAAATCCCATCGGGGTTCCAGGTGGGACACGGCTCGCGCGCGGTGGCCACGCAGCGCCTGTTCATCAAGGGCGACCTGCAGCAGACGGGCAACAGCCTCGATCTCGCCATCGAAGGCGAGGGTTTTTTCCAGGTGCAGCTGCCGGGCGGGGAGACGGCTTACACCCGCGCCGGAGCATTCAAGAAGAACAGCGAAGGTCGGCTCGTGACCGCCGAGGGCTTCACGCTGCAACCGCCCATTACCATCCCCGCCGACGCCATCAGCGTGACCGTGGGAGTGGACGGCACCGTTTCGGTCACTCAGGCCGGGCAGACGCAACCGCAGCAGGTCGGGACCATCGAGCTGGTCCGATTCGTCAACCCGGCGGGCCTTTCGAGCCAGGGGCGCAACCTTTTCCTGCCGACGCAGGCTTCGGGCGACGCCGTTCCCGGCACTCCGGGACAGGACGGGCTGGGCACGTTGCTCCAGGGTTTCATCGAAAGCTCGAACGTCAACGTGGTCGAGGAGATGGTCGGACTCATCACCAGCCAGCGGGCCTACGAGATCAACTCGCGCGCGATCCGCACGGCGGACGAGATGATGCAGACCGCCAATAACCTGATTCGGGGCTAG
- a CDS encoding peptidoglycan DD-metalloendopeptidase family protein: protein MNGAATGKPGRLAFENALTPSAREANAAARQKAVREFVALLYHEVLKAMRAASEQQGFVESESLPRDFYTAMMDAEIARVAARRDATGLSRAVERALGPARAVRTEPPQAPLSGTVSSPFGWRADPLDGKTRLHHGVDIAAPAGTPVRAAAGGKVTFSGRLAGYGNVVEVDHGGGLVTRYGHNAENLVVAGDRVRAGEAIALVGSSGRATGPHLHFEVRRNGAPVDPRDLLDGGVKGSRLDSLI, encoded by the coding sequence ATGAACGGCGCGGCAACCGGCAAGCCGGGACGACTGGCATTCGAAAACGCTCTGACGCCGAGCGCTCGCGAGGCAAACGCGGCGGCGCGGCAGAAGGCGGTCCGGGAGTTCGTGGCTCTTCTCTATCACGAGGTGTTGAAAGCCATGCGCGCGGCTTCGGAGCAGCAGGGATTCGTCGAAAGCGAATCGCTGCCCCGCGACTTCTACACGGCCATGATGGACGCCGAGATCGCGCGCGTGGCCGCGCGGCGGGACGCCACCGGGCTCTCGCGTGCCGTGGAACGGGCCTTGGGACCGGCCCGGGCGGTTCGCACCGAGCCGCCGCAGGCGCCGCTGAGCGGCACAGTCTCGTCGCCGTTCGGCTGGCGCGCCGATCCGCTCGACGGCAAGACGCGACTCCATCACGGCGTCGATATCGCCGCTCCGGCCGGGACGCCGGTCCGGGCGGCTGCGGGCGGCAAGGTGACCTTCAGCGGCCGTTTGGCGGGCTACGGCAACGTGGTGGAAGTCGATCACGGCGGGGGTCTTGTCACCCGCTACGGCCACAACGCCGAGAACCTCGTGGTCGCGGGGGACAGGGTAAGGGCGGGAGAAGCCATCGCCCTGGTCGGAAGCAGCGGCCGGGCAACCGGCCCGCACCTCCACTTCGAGGTGCGCAGGAACGGAGCCCCGGTCGATCCGCGGGATCTGCTGGACGGGGGAGTGAAGGGGAGCAGGCTCGACTCCCTGATATGA
- the flgK gene encoding flagellar hook-associated protein FlgK: protein MSITATLSLAAEALKAQQVALQTTGHNIANSATPGFSRQRVQFVSETPAFEGGMLVGQGVNVAAITRIVDRFAEAELLGLHGNVGYSEPQNRALAAIQEAFPLSGGVAGALGEFFAAWSDLANHPAGTAERVAVVAKARALGESLAQTREVLISSQLDLDQEVTAAAARINILAAQIAELNARVTASEAGGQTANDLRDQRQTLLQELIGLTGATAREEADGQITVEASGLLLVGGARYASLDTSAATSNGFRAVSYRSPEGTSFDATAILSGGTIGSLIDARDVGVQDVIDRLDSFAQALVEQINTQHALGYDLTGASGGDFFEPLGTLPGAAASVRVSVGVAADPRLIAAAEDPAAVPGDNRNALAMLGLRDSTLPALGGLTLEDHFFSLVGDVGARAEAAQARLEFQQTLLARAQERRESVSGVNIDEEMTKLIQFQRAFEAASVLLRTADEMYEVLIKL, encoded by the coding sequence ATGAGCATCACGGCGACACTGTCCCTGGCCGCGGAGGCCTTGAAGGCTCAGCAGGTCGCGCTGCAAACCACGGGACACAATATAGCGAACAGCGCCACCCCGGGCTTTTCCCGACAGCGGGTCCAGTTCGTCTCCGAGACTCCCGCCTTCGAGGGCGGGATGCTGGTCGGCCAGGGAGTCAACGTCGCCGCGATAACGCGCATCGTCGACCGTTTTGCTGAAGCGGAGCTGCTCGGGCTGCACGGCAACGTCGGCTACAGCGAGCCGCAAAACCGGGCGCTCGCCGCCATCCAGGAAGCTTTCCCGCTTTCCGGCGGCGTAGCCGGCGCGCTCGGCGAGTTTTTCGCGGCGTGGTCGGATCTCGCCAACCATCCTGCCGGCACCGCCGAACGCGTGGCCGTCGTCGCGAAGGCGCGCGCTCTCGGCGAGAGCCTGGCACAAACGCGGGAGGTCCTGATTTCGAGCCAGCTCGATCTCGATCAGGAGGTCACGGCAGCGGCGGCTCGGATCAATATTCTCGCCGCGCAGATCGCCGAGCTGAATGCGCGCGTCACGGCGAGCGAAGCCGGCGGGCAGACCGCCAACGACCTTCGCGACCAGCGCCAGACCCTGCTCCAGGAGCTGATCGGGCTCACCGGCGCGACTGCGCGGGAAGAAGCCGACGGCCAGATCACGGTGGAGGCGAGCGGGCTGCTGCTCGTCGGCGGGGCGCGCTACGCCTCGCTCGACACCAGCGCCGCCACCTCGAACGGCTTCCGCGCGGTCAGCTATCGGAGCCCCGAGGGGACGAGCTTCGACGCAACCGCCATTTTGAGCGGCGGCACGATCGGCTCGCTGATCGACGCGCGCGACGTGGGAGTGCAGGACGTCATCGACCGGCTCGATAGCTTCGCGCAGGCGCTGGTGGAGCAGATCAACACGCAGCACGCGCTCGGCTACGACCTGACCGGGGCCTCGGGGGGAGACTTCTTCGAGCCTCTCGGCACGCTCCCGGGTGCCGCCGCCAGCGTGCGCGTCAGCGTCGGGGTCGCCGCCGACCCCCGGCTCATCGCCGCCGCTGAGGATCCCGCGGCCGTGCCGGGCGACAACCGTAACGCCCTGGCGATGCTCGGGCTGCGGGATTCGACGCTGCCCGCTCTGGGCGGGCTCACCCTGGAAGATCATTTCTTCTCGCTCGTCGGCGATGTCGGGGCGCGGGCCGAGGCGGCCCAGGCGCGGCTCGAATTCCAGCAGACGCTGCTGGCCCGGGCGCAGGAGCGGCGTGAGTCGGTGTCCGGCGTGAACATCGACGAGGAGATGACCAAGCTGATTCAGTTCCAGCGTGCTTTCGAAGCGGCTTCCGTGCTGCTGCGCACGGCGGACGAAATGTACGAAGTCCTGATCAAGCTGTGA
- the csrA gene encoding carbon storage regulator CsrA codes for MLILSRRPGESVAIGEDIVVTVLEASGNQVRLGISAPRAVPVLREEIYKAIKEEVRAAADAADPGRRLDDALRRYRDSGGERAR; via the coding sequence ATGTTGATCTTGAGCCGCCGGCCGGGCGAGAGCGTCGCCATAGGCGAGGATATCGTGGTCACCGTGCTGGAGGCGAGCGGAAATCAGGTGCGTCTGGGAATCAGCGCGCCGCGGGCGGTGCCGGTGCTCCGGGAGGAAATTTACAAGGCCATCAAGGAAGAGGTTCGCGCCGCGGCGGACGCGGCCGATCCTGGCAGGAGGCTCGACGATGCTCTCAGACGATACCGAGACAGTGGGGGCGAGCGTGCCCGATGA